The following proteins are encoded in a genomic region of Oceanisphaera profunda:
- a CDS encoding 1-aminocyclopropane-1-carboxylate deaminase/D-cysteine desulfhydrase, with the protein MASLSSWQQLYSPATPSPLQPLAHPLLSQHQIKLWVKRDDRLHAAISGNKWRKLKYPLHHAIESQAKGLLSFGGAYSNHLHALAAIGQQLALPTLAIVRGEASSQHNPTLTDARRWGMSLKFVDRQQYRLRQDSNWLAELSAQYPGYYLIPEGGSCAQALPGVAELWPELAAQLTSSSAWPLPNASLPSTIDQLILPVASGGTLAGLISSRPAASKLTGYAVLKGASWLKEEVCALYPAAAQDNGWQLRLDHHGGGYAKSSIEDSAAIARLSEQLALPLEPIYSGKALLGLFRDIAAGYYPIHSQLVFLHTGGLQGARGDERGGLNSKP; encoded by the coding sequence GTGGCCTCTCTCAGCTCTTGGCAGCAGTTGTACTCACCTGCTACCCCTTCACCTTTACAGCCGTTAGCGCACCCCTTACTCAGCCAGCATCAAATCAAACTCTGGGTGAAGCGGGATGACCGGTTGCATGCCGCTATTTCTGGCAATAAATGGCGCAAATTAAAATACCCCTTACATCATGCCATTGAAAGCCAAGCCAAAGGGCTGCTTAGCTTTGGCGGGGCTTATTCAAATCATCTGCATGCGCTGGCCGCTATTGGTCAACAACTGGCGCTACCCACCCTCGCTATCGTGCGCGGCGAAGCCAGCAGCCAGCATAATCCCACCTTAACGGATGCCCGCCGCTGGGGCATGAGTTTGAAATTTGTGGACCGCCAACAATATCGCCTGCGCCAAGACTCCAATTGGCTCGCCGAGCTAAGCGCGCAATATCCGGGCTATTACCTCATACCTGAAGGCGGCAGCTGCGCACAGGCACTGCCGGGCGTGGCTGAACTGTGGCCGGAGTTAGCAGCGCAATTAACGTCATCCTCTGCCTGGCCGTTACCTAACGCTTCGTTACCTAGCACTATCGACCAATTGATCTTACCGGTCGCCAGTGGCGGCACTCTGGCCGGGCTAATATCGTCACGCCCCGCAGCCAGCAAGCTGACGGGCTATGCGGTATTAAAAGGCGCGTCTTGGCTTAAAGAAGAAGTCTGTGCCCTATATCCAGCCGCGGCACAAGATAACGGCTGGCAGTTGCGGTTAGATCACCACGGCGGCGGCTACGCTAAAAGCTCAATTGAAGATAGTGCCGCCATAGCACGATTGAGTGAGCAATTAGCGCTGCCACTTGAGCCCATTTACAGCGGCAAAGCGCTCTTAGGGCTATTTCGTGATATTGCCGCCGGTTACTATCCTATCCATAGCCAACTGGTGTTTTTACACACAGGTGGACTACAGGGCGCACGCGGTGACGAACGCGGTGGCTTAAACAGCAAGCCGTGA
- the uvrA gene encoding excinuclease ABC subunit UvrA has translation MKKIEVRGARTHNLKNISLDLPRDKLIVITGLSGSGKSSLAFDTLYAEGQRRYVESLSAYARQFLSLMEKPDVDHIEGLSPAISIEQKSTSHNPRSTVGTITEIYDYLRLLFARVGEPRCPTHSLPLTAQTVSQMVDKVLEQPEGEKLMLLAPVVRDRKGEHIKLLESLAAQGYIRARIDGEVCDLSDPPTLELQKKHTIEVVVDRFKVRDDLQLRLAESFENALELSGGIASVVAMDDDCDTELVFSANFACPQCGYSIAELEPRIFSFNNPAGACDSCDGLGVQQIVDPEKVISNPELSLSGGAIRGWDKRSYYYYQMLTSLAAHYHFDLEVPYQDLAPEIQQAVLYGSGRTSIDFKYMNDRGDVLVRKHPFEGILHNMERRYRETESNSVREELGKYQSNRACPTCSGARLKEGPRNVFVADHTLPQVANMAIGDAHAFFSNMELTGQKAQIADKIFKEICARLGFLVNVGLNYLTLSRSADTLSGGEAQRIRLASQIGAGLVGVMYVLDEPSIGLHQRDNERLLTTLVHLRDIGNTVIVVEHDEDAILAADYVLDIGPGAGVHGGYIVAEGTPAEVMANPNSLTGAYLSGRKCIAIPEQRTPTGEHWLTLKGATGNNLQNVDLTIPLGLMTCVTGVSGSGKSTLINNTLFPIAHRELNKATVSQPAPYRTIEGMDKLDKVVDIDQSPIGRTPRSNPATYTGIFTPIRELFAATQESRSRGYKPGRFSFNVKGGRCEACQGDGLIKVEMHFLPDVYVPCDVCKRKRYNRETLEIKYKGLSIHEVLDMTVEEACEFFAPVPAIHRKLQTLMDVGLSYIRLGQSATTLSGGEAQRVKLAKELSKRDTGQTLYILDEPTTGLHFQDIQLLLTVLHRLRDHGNTVVIIEHNLDVVKTADWIIDMGPEGGSGGGQILVAGTPEQVAAHPESHTARFLRPMLEKAASNAQHQAPS, from the coding sequence ATGAAGAAAATCGAAGTACGCGGGGCCCGCACCCATAACCTGAAAAATATCAGTCTGGATTTACCCCGAGATAAACTGATAGTGATCACTGGCTTATCGGGTTCGGGCAAGTCTTCCCTCGCCTTCGATACTCTCTATGCAGAAGGCCAACGCCGCTATGTGGAGTCGTTGTCGGCCTATGCCCGCCAGTTTCTTTCTTTGATGGAAAAGCCCGATGTGGATCATATCGAAGGCTTATCGCCGGCGATTTCCATCGAGCAAAAGTCCACTTCCCATAACCCGCGATCCACAGTGGGCACCATTACCGAGATTTACGATTACCTGCGTCTGTTGTTTGCCCGCGTGGGTGAGCCGCGCTGCCCCACACACTCGCTGCCGCTGACTGCCCAAACCGTCAGCCAGATGGTTGATAAGGTCTTGGAGCAGCCGGAAGGCGAAAAATTAATGCTGTTGGCACCCGTAGTGCGGGATCGTAAAGGTGAGCACATTAAGCTGCTAGAAAGCCTAGCGGCACAAGGCTATATTCGCGCGCGGATCGACGGTGAAGTCTGTGATCTTTCAGATCCGCCTACTCTTGAGCTGCAAAAAAAGCACACCATAGAAGTAGTAGTGGATCGCTTTAAGGTGCGCGACGATCTGCAACTGCGTTTGGCCGAATCCTTTGAAAACGCGCTTGAGCTGTCCGGTGGTATCGCCTCGGTAGTGGCCATGGACGACGACTGCGATACCGAGCTGGTGTTTTCTGCCAACTTCGCTTGTCCGCAATGTGGTTATTCCATTGCCGAGCTAGAGCCGCGCATCTTTTCCTTTAATAACCCAGCCGGTGCCTGTGATAGCTGTGATGGCTTAGGGGTGCAGCAGATCGTTGATCCTGAAAAGGTGATCAGTAATCCGGAGTTGAGTTTATCAGGCGGCGCCATTAGAGGCTGGGATAAGCGCAGCTATTACTATTACCAGATGCTGACCTCTTTAGCCGCCCATTATCACTTCGACTTAGAAGTGCCCTACCAAGACTTGGCACCAGAGATCCAACAAGCCGTACTTTATGGTTCGGGGCGCACCAGCATCGACTTCAAATACATGAACGACCGCGGCGATGTACTGGTACGCAAACACCCCTTTGAGGGCATATTGCACAATATGGAGCGTCGCTATCGCGAAACCGAGTCTAACTCGGTACGTGAAGAACTGGGTAAATACCAAAGTAACCGCGCTTGCCCCACTTGCAGCGGTGCCCGTTTAAAAGAAGGCCCTCGCAACGTGTTTGTGGCGGATCATACTTTGCCGCAAGTGGCGAACATGGCCATCGGCGACGCCCACGCCTTCTTTAGTAATATGGAGCTCACCGGCCAAAAGGCGCAAATTGCCGATAAGATTTTCAAGGAAATTTGCGCCCGCCTCGGCTTCTTGGTTAACGTCGGCCTTAATTACCTGACCTTATCGCGCAGTGCCGATACTTTATCCGGCGGTGAAGCCCAGCGCATTCGCTTGGCCAGCCAAATTGGCGCCGGGCTAGTAGGCGTGATGTATGTCTTAGACGAACCCAGTATTGGCTTGCATCAGCGGGATAATGAACGCTTACTGACTACCTTGGTGCACCTGCGCGATATCGGCAATACGGTAATCGTGGTAGAGCATGACGAAGATGCCATTCTCGCCGCCGACTATGTATTGGATATTGGCCCCGGTGCCGGGGTGCACGGCGGTTATATAGTGGCAGAGGGCACGCCTGCCGAGGTAATGGCTAACCCCAACTCTTTAACTGGTGCTTATTTGTCTGGCAGAAAGTGCATTGCCATTCCTGAGCAGCGCACGCCAACGGGTGAGCACTGGCTAACCTTGAAAGGTGCCACTGGCAACAACTTACAAAATGTCGATTTAACCATACCGCTGGGCTTAATGACCTGCGTCACCGGCGTGTCTGGCTCAGGTAAATCTACGCTGATCAACAACACCTTATTCCCCATTGCCCATCGTGAGCTCAATAAAGCCACGGTTAGCCAGCCCGCGCCCTATCGCACCATAGAAGGCATGGACAAGTTAGATAAGGTAGTGGATATCGACCAAAGCCCGATTGGTCGTACCCCGCGTTCTAACCCCGCCACTTATACCGGTATTTTCACACCGATTCGTGAGCTGTTTGCTGCCACTCAAGAGTCTCGCTCTCGCGGTTATAAGCCGGGCCGGTTCTCGTTTAACGTAAAAGGCGGCCGCTGTGAGGCCTGCCAAGGCGATGGCTTGATCAAGGTGGAAATGCACTTCTTGCCGGACGTGTATGTGCCTTGTGATGTGTGTAAGCGCAAACGTTATAACCGTGAAACGCTGGAGATTAAGTACAAAGGCTTAAGCATTCACGAAGTGCTGGATATGACAGTGGAAGAAGCCTGTGAGTTTTTTGCACCTGTGCCCGCCATTCATCGCAAGCTGCAAACGCTGATGGACGTAGGTTTGTCTTATATTCGCCTCGGCCAGTCCGCCACGACTTTATCCGGTGGTGAAGCCCAGCGGGTGAAGCTAGCTAAAGAGTTGTCGAAACGCGATACCGGCCAAACCCTGTATATCTTGGATGAGCCAACCACAGGCCTGCACTTTCAAGATATTCAGCTATTGCTTACGGTATTGCATCGCCTGCGGGATCACGGCAATACGGTGGTGATTATCGAACACAACTTGGATGTGGTGAAAACCGCAGACTGGATAATCGATATGGGTCCAGAAGGCGGCAGCGGCGGCGGTCAAATTTTGGTAGCCGGCACTCCGGA
- a CDS encoding MFS transporter yields MSDEQGFSPRERRASFTLAGIFGMRMLGLFMIMPVFALYGKDLIGFSPLWVGIVIGVYGLTQAVLQIPAGWLSDRIGRKPVIYAGLTLFALGSVVAAMADSVYGVAIGRVLQGSGAIAGAILALAADITREENRTKAMAIIGVCIGLSFAVAMVLGPVLASWFGLSGVFWATAILAMIGIIMVRFMLPDPVHKGQIRDVTAAPELFGRLLKDKQLLRLDFGIMLLHLTLTAVFVAFPLTLLDAGLAAEKHWWLYLPVLLLSFVLIVPVLIIGARRNLNKQLFQASILVMMLALILMALGNGHITLLALAMLLYFTAFNFMEASLPAFLSMLAPAGAKGTAMGIYSTSQFFGAFLGGVLGGLLFQTLGGTAVFLLVALSMLVWFWLAMGMSNVSKVRSHILPIGVSIENTERREHLVAQLLALPGVLEALIIPEEGSAYLKVDGNTFELEQAKIVINL; encoded by the coding sequence ATGAGCGACGAGCAAGGTTTTAGCCCCCGTGAACGGCGGGCATCCTTTACCCTGGCGGGTATCTTTGGCATGCGAATGCTCGGCTTGTTTATGATAATGCCGGTGTTTGCCTTATACGGTAAAGACTTGATCGGCTTCTCGCCCTTATGGGTTGGTATCGTAATCGGTGTCTATGGCCTCACCCAAGCGGTGTTACAAATTCCCGCCGGCTGGTTGTCGGATCGCATCGGTCGCAAACCGGTAATCTATGCGGGCTTAACCTTATTTGCGTTAGGCTCTGTGGTGGCGGCTATGGCAGATTCTGTCTATGGCGTGGCGATTGGTCGGGTACTGCAAGGCTCAGGTGCCATTGCCGGTGCCATTTTGGCGTTGGCTGCCGACATTACGCGTGAAGAAAACCGCACCAAGGCGATGGCCATTATTGGTGTCTGCATCGGTTTATCGTTCGCCGTGGCCATGGTGTTGGGCCCAGTGTTGGCTTCTTGGTTTGGTTTGTCCGGCGTGTTTTGGGCCACGGCTATCTTGGCGATGATTGGCATTATTATGGTGCGTTTTATGCTGCCGGATCCGGTGCATAAGGGCCAAATTCGCGATGTAACCGCAGCGCCAGAATTGTTTGGCCGCCTGCTAAAAGATAAACAGCTACTGCGGCTCGATTTTGGCATTATGTTGCTGCACTTAACGCTCACCGCCGTGTTTGTGGCGTTTCCGCTGACCTTGCTCGATGCTGGATTGGCCGCCGAAAAACATTGGTGGCTGTATCTGCCAGTGTTGTTACTGTCGTTTGTACTGATAGTGCCGGTGCTGATTATTGGCGCCCGCCGCAATTTGAATAAACAGCTGTTTCAAGCTTCTATCTTAGTCATGATGCTGGCGCTGATTTTAATGGCGCTCGGTAACGGTCATATCACGCTGCTAGCACTGGCCATGTTGCTGTATTTTACCGCCTTTAATTTTATGGAAGCTTCTTTGCCGGCATTTTTATCGATGCTGGCACCGGCAGGCGCTAAAGGCACGGCCATGGGCATTTATTCTACCAGCCAGTTTTTTGGTGCCTTCTTGGGTGGCGTGCTGGGCGGGCTCTTGTTTCAGACGCTGGGCGGCACGGCGGTGTTTTTGCTGGTCGCCCTGAGCATGCTGGTGTGGTTTTGGTTGGCGATGGGCATGAGTAATGTGAGCAAGGTTAGATCTCATATTCTGCCCATCGGTGTTAGTATAGAAAACACGGAACGTCGCGAGCACCTTGTGGCCCAGCTGTTAGCTTTGCCCGGCGTGCTTGAAGCCTTAATTATCCCAGAAGAGGGATCGGCTTACCTCAAGGTTGACGGTAATACCTTTGAATTAGAACAAGCAAAAATTGTGATTAATCTGTAA
- a CDS encoding dicarboxylate/amino acid:cation symporter: MKIWKIYNDTSLVIKMSAGFLLGIMVALIFREQAAVLSPLGTLFIRLLSLIATPVIFLTVALAIGSMNLRQMGRLSGKLILYYAVTTALAVCIGVSLALFFSPGQHLSLPNTLVQQPNIPHASDMLLKIVPDNVFAAFAAGDLMGILFIAIIMGMAISGMRYSIDAKMQAHGLFLERLFSAFNELFYKILAGILLYAPIGVFAISAATFGSQGWATLQSLLVFTGTFYLGLVLLWALVYTSFLRLAGFKVWRFFANIKEAYATAFFTTSSLASLPIAIQAAQKAGVSEKTANFALPLGAIFNSDGGALRMGVSLVFAANIMGLDLAWTDFMAIVVIGTLLSIGTAGVPAAGLVTLSAVLSLFGLPLEIVALIAGVDAILNMGGTASNVTGDIIAAAVIDEKAPTPSA; encoded by the coding sequence ATGAAGATATGGAAAATCTATAACGACACCTCTTTGGTGATCAAAATGTCAGCAGGCTTTTTATTAGGCATTATGGTGGCGCTGATATTTCGCGAACAGGCCGCCGTTCTCAGCCCGCTGGGCACATTATTTATCCGCTTGTTAAGTCTCATTGCTACGCCGGTAATCTTCTTAACGGTAGCGCTGGCCATTGGTAGCATGAACTTACGCCAGATGGGCCGACTCAGCGGTAAATTAATCCTCTATTATGCCGTCACCACAGCTCTGGCGGTGTGCATTGGCGTATCGCTGGCATTGTTTTTTAGCCCAGGACAGCACCTATCTTTACCTAACACCTTGGTGCAACAGCCCAACATTCCTCACGCTTCCGATATGCTACTGAAAATAGTACCGGACAATGTATTTGCCGCCTTTGCCGCCGGCGATCTGATGGGCATCTTATTTATTGCCATCATTATGGGCATGGCCATCTCCGGCATGCGTTACTCGATTGATGCAAAAATGCAAGCACATGGGCTATTTTTGGAGCGGTTATTTAGCGCCTTTAATGAGTTGTTTTATAAAATACTGGCCGGTATTTTGCTTTATGCGCCGATTGGCGTATTTGCCATTAGCGCCGCCACCTTCGGTAGCCAAGGTTGGGCCACCCTGCAATCCTTGCTGGTGTTTACCGGCACCTTTTATTTAGGCCTAGTCCTGTTATGGGCCTTGGTATACACCTCGTTCTTAAGGCTGGCAGGATTTAAGGTATGGCGCTTTTTTGCCAATATTAAAGAGGCGTATGCCACTGCATTTTTTACCACCAGTAGCCTAGCTAGCTTACCCATCGCCATTCAAGCGGCGCAAAAAGCCGGCGTATCAGAAAAAACCGCCAACTTCGCCTTGCCCTTAGGCGCCATCTTTAATTCAGATGGCGGCGCGCTGCGCATGGGCGTGTCGTTAGTGTTTGCCGCCAATATCATGGGGTTAGACCTAGCTTGGACCGATTTTATGGCCATAGTGGTGATCGGCACTTTGCTGTCTATCGGCACCGCTGGCGTCCCCGCCGCCGGCTTGGTCACCTTATCTGCCGTCTTGAGCCTGTTTGGTTTACCGCTAGAAATCGTGGCCTTAATCGCAGGCGTTGATGCCATCCTCAACATGGGGGGCACAGCGTCTAACGTAACCGGCGATATCATAGCCGCCGCCGTGATCGATGAAAAAGCACCCACGCCCAGCGCTTAG
- a CDS encoding EAL domain-containing protein: protein MKFTNQLITTISLCMLTAVVIVLIGAGISFYQVGALYQQRQVDTVLRLVDEGWQPGAKPEVIDVWLPKILEVGGIIDFTLLRDDIPVYHSTRVDAAATAGDVFTMEYVAPLAAEANLSARVVLRPPFYNIDHSLIDLAGILSAIGLVFVGSLLMLRWFRRQLRGLELLDLRGKYILQDQLNLLVHDTHLEWPHQASQALDKLLLDLNNASKERSRFDSFIRANVFVDKRIGIGNRVFFDNRLEAALNDSTDHGGALLLVEIQDLEQINYHFGYERGDEILTAAAIYMGHFVRGISGALQARYTGTTFALLLPNTVESEAQEAARQVMKLLRRLNWPDEITDPAIYIGGVCFRFGESMLQIREEAELALRSAELQGGDGYFMYYKGVTEESMGKGTVRWRTLLSRVLAQEKIQLDRQGIYQAPEQAPVMYELLARIQDEQGRELSARQFFPMAEKCGLLQELDRNIISQALVRLPDTEPGIMLAVNLSATSLLQRKFYNWLLFELMQHPKSQLNKLVIDLSEAQVSRHFQALVKPLNALKALGCQLAVDHAGQDVVSTQYVSDYQLDYLKLHPSLVHDINTKPISQMAVSSLIGNCAGSNTKVIAMGVETKAEWQCLSQLGVYGGQGYFFAYPESATAKDRSVTQEPAATNRPSARSKLTASR, encoded by the coding sequence ATGAAATTTACAAACCAGCTTATTACTACCATTAGCTTATGTATGTTGACAGCAGTGGTTATTGTGTTGATTGGCGCCGGCATCAGTTTTTATCAGGTGGGGGCTTTGTATCAGCAGCGCCAAGTCGACACTGTGTTACGACTGGTTGACGAGGGCTGGCAGCCAGGCGCCAAGCCTGAAGTGATTGACGTCTGGCTACCAAAAATACTGGAAGTAGGCGGTATTATCGACTTTACCCTGCTGCGTGATGATATTCCTGTCTATCATTCTACCCGCGTTGATGCGGCGGCCACGGCCGGTGATGTGTTTACCATGGAATATGTAGCGCCGTTGGCAGCGGAGGCAAACTTGTCTGCGCGTGTGGTGCTGCGGCCGCCTTTTTATAATATCGATCATTCACTTATCGATCTTGCGGGTATTTTAAGCGCTATCGGCTTAGTGTTTGTGGGCTCGTTACTGATGTTGCGCTGGTTTCGCCGCCAGCTCCGCGGCTTAGAATTATTAGATTTACGTGGTAAATACATACTGCAAGATCAGCTAAATTTATTAGTGCATGACACGCACCTTGAGTGGCCTCATCAAGCTAGCCAAGCGCTCGATAAGTTATTACTGGATCTTAATAATGCCAGTAAAGAGCGCAGTCGTTTTGACTCTTTTATTCGCGCCAATGTGTTTGTTGATAAAAGAATCGGTATCGGTAATCGGGTATTTTTTGATAATCGTCTAGAAGCGGCGCTTAATGACTCTACCGATCATGGCGGCGCGCTCTTATTAGTGGAAATTCAAGATTTAGAGCAAATTAATTATCATTTTGGCTATGAACGTGGCGATGAAATACTCACGGCTGCGGCTATTTATATGGGCCATTTTGTACGCGGTATCTCCGGCGCCTTACAAGCGCGTTATACGGGCACGACCTTCGCCTTGCTATTACCCAATACCGTGGAAAGTGAGGCCCAAGAGGCGGCGCGCCAAGTGATGAAATTATTACGCCGTCTTAACTGGCCAGATGAAATTACGGATCCGGCTATTTATATTGGTGGCGTCTGTTTTCGTTTTGGTGAGTCGATGTTACAAATACGTGAAGAAGCCGAGCTGGCGCTACGCAGTGCCGAGCTGCAGGGCGGCGACGGCTACTTTATGTATTACAAAGGCGTCACCGAAGAAAGCATGGGCAAAGGCACGGTACGTTGGCGCACTCTGCTCAGCCGAGTGTTAGCCCAAGAAAAAATTCAGCTCGACCGCCAAGGTATTTATCAAGCCCCGGAGCAGGCGCCTGTGATGTATGAATTATTGGCGCGGATTCAGGATGAGCAAGGTCGAGAGTTATCGGCGAGACAGTTTTTTCCGATGGCGGAAAAATGTGGACTGCTCCAAGAGTTGGATCGCAATATTATCTCTCAAGCGCTAGTACGCTTACCCGATACCGAGCCGGGTATTATGTTGGCGGTTAACCTGTCGGCAACCAGCTTATTACAGCGTAAGTTTTATAACTGGCTGCTATTTGAATTAATGCAGCACCCTAAGTCACAACTAAATAAGCTAGTGATTGATTTATCTGAAGCACAGGTGAGTCGCCATTTTCAAGCCTTGGTGAAACCGCTGAACGCCCTAAAGGCATTAGGGTGTCAGTTGGCGGTAGACCATGCAGGCCAAGATGTAGTGAGTACCCAGTATGTGTCTGACTATCAATTGGATTATCTTAAACTGCATCCCAGCTTAGTACATGACATTAATACCAAGCCCATTAGCCAAATGGCGGTTAGCAGCCTCATTGGTAATTGTGCGGGCAGTAATACTAAGGTGATCGCCATGGGGGTAGAAACCAAAGCCGAATGGCAGTGTTTATCCCAACTGGGCGTTTATGGCGGCCAAGGCTACTTTTTTGCCTATCCTGAGTCGGCCACAGCTAAAGATAGGAGCGTTACTCAAGAGCCAGCAGCGACTAATAGGCCCTCAGCCAGGAGCAAGCTGACTGCGAGTAGATAA
- a CDS encoding rod shape-determining protein: protein MFKKLSGMFSNDLSIDLGTANTLIYVKDQGIVLNEPSVVALRQDKSGQKQNVAAVGHAAKQMLGRTPGNIAAIRPMKDGVIADFYVTEKMLQHFIKQVHDNNFFRPSPRVLICVPCGSTQVERRAIKESALGAGAREVYLIDEPMAAAIGAGLPVSEATGSMVVDIGGGTTEVAIISLNGVVYSQSVRVGGDRFDEAIINYVRRNYGSLIGEATAERIKHEVGSAYPGDEVLEIEVRGRNLAEGVPRSFTLNSNEILEALQEPLTGIVSAVMVALEQSPPELASDIAERGMVLTGGGALLRDLDRLLMEETGIPVVVADDPLTCVARGGGKALEMLDMHGGDLFHYD, encoded by the coding sequence ATGTTTAAAAAGCTAAGCGGCATGTTCTCCAACGATCTCTCGATTGATTTGGGCACGGCCAACACTCTCATCTACGTTAAAGATCAAGGTATTGTTCTTAACGAGCCCTCCGTTGTGGCACTTCGCCAAGATAAATCGGGGCAAAAGCAAAATGTTGCCGCCGTGGGTCATGCAGCTAAGCAAATGTTGGGTCGAACCCCTGGAAATATAGCGGCGATTCGGCCGATGAAAGACGGTGTGATTGCCGACTTTTATGTGACCGAAAAAATGCTTCAGCATTTTATTAAACAAGTGCACGACAATAATTTTTTTCGCCCCAGCCCTCGAGTACTGATTTGTGTGCCCTGCGGCTCTACGCAAGTGGAACGCCGTGCTATCAAAGAATCGGCCTTGGGTGCGGGCGCGCGTGAAGTATATTTGATTGATGAGCCTATGGCCGCGGCCATAGGTGCAGGATTACCGGTATCGGAAGCGACCGGCTCCATGGTAGTGGATATTGGTGGCGGCACCACAGAAGTGGCCATTATCTCGCTGAATGGCGTGGTGTATTCCCAATCAGTACGCGTGGGTGGCGACCGCTTCGATGAAGCCATTATTAACTATGTGCGTCGTAACTACGGCTCCTTGATCGGTGAGGCCACGGCTGAGCGCATTAAGCATGAAGTGGGCTCCGCTTATCCCGGTGACGAAGTGCTGGAAATTGAAGTGCGCGGTCGTAACTTGGCCGAAGGCGTGCCACGTAGCTTTACCCTGAACTCCAATGAAATTTTAGAAGCGTTGCAAGAGCCGCTGACCGGCATAGTGAGTGCGGTTATGGTGGCCCTCGAACAGTCGCCGCCTGAGCTGGCGTCCGATATCGCAGAGCGTGGCATGGTATTAACCGGCGGTGGTGCTTTATTGCGTGACCTCGACCGATTATTAATGGAAGAGACCGGCATTCCGGTCGTGGTGGCTGATGATCCACTCACCTGTGTGGCGCGCGGCGGCGGTAAGGCGTTAGAGATGCTTGATATGCACGGTGGAGACTTGTTCCATTACGATTAA
- the ssb gene encoding single-stranded DNA-binding protein, protein MANRGINKVILIGHLGQDPEIRYMPNGNAVANITLATSETWRDKQSGEQKERTEWHRVVFFGKLAEIVGEYLRKGSQVYVEGRLQTRKWQGQDGQDKYTTEIVVDIGGTMQMLGGRPQGGGGQGGGGQQGGWGGQQQGGQQQQQGGGQSYGGQQGSPQQGGQGNWGGQQGSPQQSAPQGQPAYGQQQNKPAAPQSQPAPAPTYNEPPMDFDDDIPF, encoded by the coding sequence ATGGCCAATAGAGGCATCAATAAAGTTATCCTGATCGGCCATTTGGGTCAGGATCCTGAAATACGTTATATGCCGAATGGAAATGCGGTAGCCAACATTACCTTGGCCACCAGTGAAACCTGGCGTGACAAGCAGTCTGGCGAGCAGAAAGAAAGAACCGAGTGGCACCGCGTGGTTTTCTTTGGCAAGTTGGCAGAGATCGTCGGCGAATATCTGCGTAAAGGCTCACAAGTCTACGTAGAAGGCCGCTTACAGACTCGTAAATGGCAAGGCCAAGACGGCCAAGACAAATACACTACCGAAATCGTGGTCGATATTGGCGGCACCATGCAAATGCTTGGTGGTCGTCCGCAAGGCGGCGGTGGTCAAGGTGGTGGCGGTCAGCAAGGCGGCTGGGGTGGCCAGCAACAAGGCGGCCAACAGCAGCAACAGGGCGGAGGCCAGTCTTACGGCGGCCAGCAAGGCAGCCCGCAACAAGGTGGCCAAGGCAACTGGGGTGGCCAACAAGGCAGCCCACAGCAGTCTGCGCCCCAAGGTCAGCCCGCTTACGGCCAGCAGCAGAATAAACCTGCCGCACCACAAAGCCAGCCAGCCCCTGCGCCCACTTATAACGAACCCCCAATGGATTTCGACGACGATATCCCGTTCTAG